One segment of Cynocephalus volans isolate mCynVol1 chromosome 8, mCynVol1.pri, whole genome shotgun sequence DNA contains the following:
- the TRNP1 gene encoding TMF-regulated nuclear protein 1, whose translation MPGCRISACGPGTQEGTAEPGSPPPPPPREHLPSPQSPPPTPALTPTPAQAPSQPEAVRASAGAAEGQELQRWRQGASGSAGAAAGPGAGPGPGAGGRALELAEARRRLLEVEGRRRLVSELESRVLQLHRVFLAAELRLAHRAESLGRLSGGVAQAELYLAAHGSRLKKGPRRGRRGRPPALLASALGLGGCVPWGAGRLRRGRGPEPDSPFRRSPPRGPASP comes from the coding sequence ATGCCGGGCTGCCGCATCAGCGCCTGCGGCCCGGGGACCCAAGAAGGGACGGCAGAACCCGggtccccgccgccgccgccaccccGGGAGCACCTACCGTCCCCTCAGTCCCCGCCCCCAACTCCAGCCTTGACCCCGACCCCGGCTCAGGCCCCATCGCAGCCCGAGGCGGTCCGGGCGTCGGCGGGCGCGGCCGAGGGGCAGGAGCTGCAGCGCTGGCGCCAGGGCGCTAGCGGGAGCGCGGGCGCGGCGGCCGGGCCGGGGGCCGGgccggggccgggggcggggggcCGCGCGCTGGAGCTGGCCGAGGCGCGGCGGCGGCTGCTGGAGGTGGAGGGCCGCCGGCGCCTGGTGTCGGAGCTGGAGAGCCGGGTGCTGCAGCTGCACCGAGTCTTCTTGGCCGCCGAGCTGCGCCTGGCGCACCGCGCGGAGAGCCTGGGCCGCCTGAGCGGCGGCGTGGCGCAGGCCGAGCTCTACCTGGCGGCGCACGGGTCGCGCCTCAAGAAGGGGCCGCGCCGCGGCCGCCGCGGCCGCCCGCCCGCGCTGCTCGCCTCGGCGCTCGGCCTGGGTGGCTGCGTGCCCTGGGGCGCCGGGCGCCTGAGGCGCGGCCGTGGCCCCGAACCCGACTCGCCCTTCCGCCGCAGCCCGCCCCGCGGCCCCGCCTCCCCCTAG